Proteins from one Ranitomeya variabilis isolate aRanVar5 chromosome 1, aRanVar5.hap1, whole genome shotgun sequence genomic window:
- the LOC143795662 gene encoding uncharacterized protein LOC143795662, which produces MESISSTIKLLFPRCVMAGIDLKDAYYHLPIHAEHQQYLRVAVILEGQELGWIINFEKSRLNPDTTQMFLGIQLDSIQGADVRVFSDNSTTVAYVNRQGGTRSGSLMTIAGEIFQFAETHLASLTALHIRGIENTKADYLSRNRLRQGEWSLNRTVFRLITRAWGVPQIDLFATRGNRQVERFASLNSMDHPDMLDSLHHPWNFKLAYAFPPMSLIPLVIRKIRRERARVILIAPFWPKRPWFSCLQNMCLCDKQKWRELLQQNWDLFSDLPGCTQVMEHHILTELNVRVNQMPYRIPEATMR; this is translated from the exons atggaatccattagttctaccatcaagcttttgttccctaggtgtgtcatggccgggatagacctaaaagatgcttactatcaccttcctatacatgccgaacaccagcagtatctaagagtagcggtcatcctggagggacag gagttgggttggattatcaacttcgaaaagtccagactgaatccagacactactcaaatgtttctagggatccagctagactcc attcaaggagcagatgtaagagttttctcagacaactccaccacagtggcctatgtaaaccgtcagggcggtacacggtcaggaagtctgatgaccatcgcaggggagatcttccagttcgcagagactcatcttgcgtccctaacagccctacacatcagaggaatagagaataccaaagcggactacctcagtcgaaacaggctgcgccagggagaatggtccttaaacagaaccgtgttcagactaataacaagagcatggggagtgcctcagatagatctatttgccacaagaggcaacagacaggtagaaagattcgcttccctgaactccatggatcatccagacatgctggactccctacaccatccttggaacttcaaactggcttacgcctttcctccaatgtctctaattccgctagtgatcaggaagatcaggagggaacgtgcaagggtgatcctcattgcacccttctggccaaagaggccgtggttctcctgcctccagaACATGTGTCTATGCGAT AAGCAAAAGTGGCGAGAACTGCTTCAGCAGAACTGGGACCTGTTTTCAGATTTGCCAGGTTGTACACAGGTCATGGAGCATCACATCCTGACGGAACTGAATGTGAGAGTGAACCAAATGCCATATCGGATTCCTGAAGCCACCATGAGGTGA